The Longimicrobium sp. genome has a window encoding:
- the xseA gene encoding exodeoxyribonuclease VII large subunit, which yields MTWDLFTSAADIARREGREEAPPEKAPPPPAAPARKSRKKAPDAKASSAAAALFDEVRNADVARTVAAREAEGGFAAPAVRVSPDGMTVGEVNAAARELIEGVFPPLWVHGEVANFTRAKSGHCYFSLRDADAQVRAVMWRDEANRLPILPEDGMKVRALGRLTLYEQRGEFQLVCYELEAKGEGLWKLAFDRLRARLDAEGLTSPERKRPLPAHPGCVGIVTSSAGAALRDIVTVIRRRAPWTRIVLAAAKVQGEGAAEEVARAIRRIGSAGCADVLIVGRGGGSVEDLWAFNEEVVARAIADSPVPVISAVGHEVDYTIADLVADLRAPTPSAAAEAAVPDGAAVRRELDELRRRLVECTREQVDGARESLYNVRLDLRQAAERVLRARRDRVGATAAQLHALSPLAVLSRGYAVPLGADGRVLRTTADFAPGAAFDLRVADGVVPSRVAGEAAPES from the coding sequence TTGACCTGGGACCTCTTCACCTCCGCCGCCGACATCGCCCGCCGCGAGGGGCGCGAGGAGGCGCCGCCCGAGAAGGCGCCGCCGCCTCCCGCCGCTCCCGCGCGCAAGTCGCGGAAGAAGGCGCCGGACGCGAAGGCTTCTTCCGCCGCCGCGGCGCTCTTCGACGAGGTGCGCAACGCCGACGTGGCGCGCACCGTCGCCGCCCGCGAGGCGGAGGGCGGGTTCGCGGCGCCCGCCGTGCGCGTCTCGCCCGACGGGATGACGGTGGGCGAGGTGAACGCCGCCGCCCGCGAGCTGATCGAGGGCGTCTTCCCCCCGCTCTGGGTGCACGGCGAGGTCGCCAACTTCACGCGGGCGAAGTCCGGCCACTGCTACTTCAGCCTCCGCGACGCCGACGCCCAGGTCCGCGCGGTGATGTGGCGCGACGAGGCGAACCGGCTCCCGATCCTCCCCGAGGACGGGATGAAGGTGCGCGCGCTGGGCCGCCTCACCCTCTACGAGCAGCGCGGCGAGTTCCAGCTGGTCTGCTACGAGCTGGAGGCGAAGGGCGAAGGGCTCTGGAAGCTCGCTTTCGACCGCCTGCGCGCCCGGCTCGACGCCGAGGGGCTGACCTCGCCCGAGCGCAAGCGCCCGCTCCCCGCGCACCCGGGGTGCGTCGGGATCGTCACCTCGTCGGCGGGGGCGGCGCTGCGCGACATCGTCACCGTGATCCGCCGCCGCGCGCCGTGGACGCGGATCGTGCTGGCCGCGGCGAAGGTGCAGGGCGAGGGCGCGGCGGAGGAGGTGGCGCGCGCGATCCGGCGCATCGGCAGCGCCGGCTGCGCCGACGTGCTGATCGTGGGCCGCGGCGGCGGGTCGGTGGAAGACCTGTGGGCGTTCAACGAGGAGGTGGTCGCCCGCGCCATCGCCGACTCGCCCGTCCCCGTCATCTCCGCCGTGGGGCACGAGGTCGACTACACCATCGCCGACCTGGTGGCCGACCTGCGCGCGCCGACCCCCTCCGCCGCCGCCGAGGCCGCCGTCCCCGACGGGGCGGCGGTGCGCCGCGAGCTCGACGAGCTGCGCCGGCGCCTGGTGGAGTGCACGCGCGAGCAGGTGGACGGCGCCCGCGAGTCGCTCTACAACGTGCGGCTCGATCTGCGGCAGGCCGCCGAGCGCGTGCTGCGCGCCCGGCGCGACCGCGTGGGCGCCACGGCCGCGCAGCTGCACGCGCTCTCGCCGCTGGCCGTGCTCTCGCGCGGCTACGCCGTCCCGCTGGGCGCCGACGGCCGCGTGCTGCGTACGACGGCCGACTTCGCCCCCGGCGCCGCCTTCGACCTGCGCGTGGCCGACGGCGTGGTCCCCTCCCGCGTGGCCGGTGAAGCGGCGCCGGAGTCGTAG